The stretch of DNA GGCCCGGCGGACCACCCCGGAGTGCGCGCCGACCCTGCACGCGCTGTCCGGGGCCGAGGTGCTCAAGCGGCGCAGCGACGGCGAGCTGCTGATGCTGGTGCACAACAAGTGGCGGCTGCGGGTGATCGAGCGCGAGCACCCGGACATGGTGATGGAGCCGCTGCTGGCCGGCGGGGTCGACCCGGGCGAATGATCCGCCGCGCGCCCCGCTGTGCGCATGAGTGAACGGCGACGAATGACATACGGAATCATCACGATTCTCCCCGCCGAGCTGGGAAGGACTCCTTCGGTGGGAAGTTTCACAGGGGCGCCGAGCCGAGGCCGGCGACCTCGGACCGGGCACGGCGTTGCCGCCGCGTGACGACCGGCTCATCCTGCGTGCGTAAAAACTTGCATTTATTTACAGTACGATGATTCTGGGTACTGCTTCCGGTGTGTCTCACGTCACCTGTTCGTTAATGCGTGAGAATTGTATGATTTTACTTCACTGGAGTTTAATAAAAGGGAACAAAGTCAGTACCGAAAGCGTGGCGGGGGCACCCCTCCGCACGCCCCCGCACCCCGCCTGGAAGGCTTGAAAGGTTGGCTCGGGCATGAGTGAAGACGGCAAAGGGCGCACGGTCGAGCTGCGGTACGACGGCGGGGAACAGACCTTCCCGCTGCTGACCGGTTCCGAGGGCGACCAGGCCATCGACGTCAAGAACCTGCTGTCGGGCGCCTCGATGACCACTCTCGACCCCGGCTTCGGCAACACCGCCTCCTGTCGGTCGGAGATCACCTACATCGACGGTGCCGCCGGGATCCTCCGCTATCGCGGCTACCCGATCCAGGAGCTGGCCAAGCACAGCTCGTTCCTGGAGGTGGCCTACCTCGTCATCCGCGGCGAGCTCCCCTCCCCCGGCGACCTCAAGGAGTTCGGCGAGCAGCTGAGCGCCAACGCCGGGATCCCCGCGGAGATGAGCGCCCTGCTCGACGCGCTGCCGCGCAACGGGCACCCGATGACGCTGCTCGCCGCCGCGGTCAACACCCTGGCCGCCTACTACGCCGACAGCGTCGACCCCAAGGACGACCAGCAGGTCGAGACCGCCACGATCCGGCTGTTGGCCAAGCTGCCGACGATCGCTGCGCACATCTACCGCCGCTCCGTCGGCGAAGAGCCGATCGCCCCGGACCCGTCCCTGGACTACGTCGGCAACCTGCTGCACATGCTGTTCGGCGACGGCAGCGGCGACAGCGAGCTGGACGCGCTCTACGCCAAGGCGCTCGACCTGCTCCTGCTGCTCCACGCCGACCATGAGCTGAACTGCTCCACCGCCACGGTGCGCGTCGTCGGCTCCTCCGACGCCGACATCTACGGCAGCGTCTCGGCCGGCATCAACGCCCTGTTCGGCCCGCTGCACGGCGGCGCCAACCAGGCCGTGCTGGAGATGCTGGAGGAGATCCGCGACCTCGGCGGCGACATCGACTCCTTCCTCGCCAAGGTGAAGGACAAGGAGTCCAAGACCCGCCTGATGGGCTTCGGCCACCGGGTCTACAAGAACTTCGACCCGCGCAGCCGCGAGATCAAGGGCCTGGCCGCCGACATCCTGGCCCGCCAGGAGGAGCCGGACGAGCTCTTCGCCCTCGCCCTGGAGCTGGAGGGCAAGGCCCTCGCCGACTCCTACTTCACCGACCGCAAGCTCTACCCCAACGTCGACTTCTACAGCGGCGTCATCTACCGGGCGATGGGCTTCCCGACCAACATGTTCACCGTGCTGTTCGCGCTCGGCCGGCTGCCCGGCTGGATCGCGCACTGGCGGGAGCAGCGCAAGGACCCGGCGACCCGGATCGCCCGCCCGCGCCAGCTCTACACCGGCCCGACCGAGCGCTCCTACCCCGGCCAGGGGTGAGTCCGCGCCGCCCCGCAGCGGGCGGCGGGCCCGGCCGCGCAGGCCGGAGCCGTGCGGAGCCACCGGGTGCGGTGGGCGGCGGAGGGCGCCGCCCACCGCGCTTTTCGCCCGCCTTCGGTTACTTTGAGTAAGACTTTCCGGTCCGTTGGTGATCGCCCCGGGAGTCAGCGGGCACCTCTCGGTCATGCTCGACTTCATGAGCCGGAACTGGTGGGTCCTGACCGTGCGCGGCGCCGCCGCGGTGCTCTTCGGGGTGCTCGCGCTGTTCTGGCCGGGGATGACCGCCATCGTGCTGGCCCTGCTGTTCGGCGCCTACGCCCTGGTCGACGGGGTGCTCGCCGGCGTCCACGCGGTCCAGGCCGACTCCGGGAGCCGCATCCCGCTGGTGGTGGAGGCGGTGGTCGGCATCCTGCTCGGCATCGTCGCACTGCTCTGGCCGGTGGCCACCCTCGTCGTGCTCACCGTCCTCATCGGCGCCTGGGCGGTGGTCACCGGCGTCGTCGAGATCGTCGGGGCGGTCCGGCTGCGCAAGGAGATCACCGGCGAGTGGCTGTACATCCTCAGCGGCGTGCTCTCGGTCTGCTTCGGCCTGCTGCTCTGGTTCTGGCCGATGGCCGGCGCGGTGGCCGTCGCGCTGATCATCGGCGTCTACGCGGTGGTCTTCGGCGCCGTGCTGATCACCCTCAGCCTGCGGCTGCGCAAACTCGGCTCCGCCCGCACCGGCTGACCCGCACCCGCCCCGCGCTGATCTCGGCGCGGGAGGAGCGTACCGCTCCCGGCGTAGCCGCGGTGTCGACCGCCGGCGGACGACACCCGACCGGCCCTCCGCATAGCGTTTCCACCGGACCGTGCGGACCGGGGGAGGGAGACGCCATGGCGGAGGGCCGGCCCGAAGACGCCAGGCCGTGGTCGTACCGGCTGACCGGGCGCCGGCTGAACATCGCCTGCGCGGTGCTGCTCGCGGCGGCGCTGGTGATCGGCGAGGCCGTGTTCGCCACGGCCCGCGGCGCCGCCGTGCAGCCGCACATCATCGCGCTGCTGCTCGCGGGATCCGCCTCGGTCGCGGTACTGGACAGGTTCCCGTTCGCCACCTCCGCGGTCGTCGGCCTCACCCTCCCGCTCTACTACGTCACCGGTGCCACCGACAGCTGGCTGCCCTGGCTCCTGCTGGTCGGAGCGGTGGTGCTGCTCGCCTCGGCGCGCAACCGGGCGGCCGCCGACAGCACCGTGCTGATCGCCCTCGCGGTGTTCGCGGTCGGCGAACTCTTCGACTTCCAGCTGTGGCGGGCGCTGGCCATCGCGGCGTGGATGGCGGTGGTGCTGGCCCTCGGCGAGATCGCCCGCAGCCGCAACGCCTACCTGCGGGAGGTGGAGGAGCGCGCCGCGGAGGCCGAGCGGACCCGCGAGGAGGAGGGCCGGCGCCGCGCCACCGAGGAGCGGATGCGCATCGCCCGGGAGCTGCACGACGTCATCGCGCACAACATCTCGCTGATCAACGTGCAGGCCGCGGCCGCCGCGCACCGGCGCGACCCGGACCGGGCCTACGCCGCACTGGACGCGATCAAGGACACCAGCAAGGAGACGCTGCGCGAGGTGCGCGCCACCCTCGGCGTGCTGCGCCAGGTCGACGAGGACGGCGGAGGCGGAGCGCCGGTCGAGCCGGCCCCCACCGCCGACCGGATCGGGGAGCTGGTCGAGGCGGCCCGCCGGGCCGGGCTGGACGCCCGCCTCACCGTGCAGGGCGAACCCGCGCAGGAGTCCTCCGCCCAGGCGGGGCTGGCCGCCTACCGGATCGTGCAGGAGGCGCTGACCAACGTCCGCCGGCACGCCGGCGCCTCCTCGGTGCGGGTGGTCGTCGGGCACGCGCCCGGCGAGCTGTCGGTGGAGGTGGCCGACGACGGGACCGGCGGAGCGGCGCCGCCGGCGGAGGGCAACGGGCTGCGCGGGATGCGCGAGCGGGCGGCCGCGCTCGGCGGCGGGTTCACCGCCGGCCCCCGCCCCGGCGGCGGCTTCCTGGTCCGCGCCGTGCTCCCCGCCGGGGGTGCGGACACGACCCCCGGCTGACCCGTCCGCACGCCTGCGCGCCGGAGCCGCGTCGTGCAGTATGGGGGCGCCCGCCGGGCCGCGGCCCGACCCGATCC from Nocardiopsis composta encodes:
- a CDS encoding citrate synthase, giving the protein MSEDGKGRTVELRYDGGEQTFPLLTGSEGDQAIDVKNLLSGASMTTLDPGFGNTASCRSEITYIDGAAGILRYRGYPIQELAKHSSFLEVAYLVIRGELPSPGDLKEFGEQLSANAGIPAEMSALLDALPRNGHPMTLLAAAVNTLAAYYADSVDPKDDQQVETATIRLLAKLPTIAAHIYRRSVGEEPIAPDPSLDYVGNLLHMLFGDGSGDSELDALYAKALDLLLLLHADHELNCSTATVRVVGSSDADIYGSVSAGINALFGPLHGGANQAVLEMLEEIRDLGGDIDSFLAKVKDKESKTRLMGFGHRVYKNFDPRSREIKGLAADILARQEEPDELFALALELEGKALADSYFTDRKLYPNVDFYSGVIYRAMGFPTNMFTVLFALGRLPGWIAHWREQRKDPATRIARPRQLYTGPTERSYPGQG
- a CDS encoding HdeD family acid-resistance protein; protein product: MIAPGVSGHLSVMLDFMSRNWWVLTVRGAAAVLFGVLALFWPGMTAIVLALLFGAYALVDGVLAGVHAVQADSGSRIPLVVEAVVGILLGIVALLWPVATLVVLTVLIGAWAVVTGVVEIVGAVRLRKEITGEWLYILSGVLSVCFGLLLWFWPMAGAVAVALIIGVYAVVFGAVLITLSLRLRKLGSARTG
- a CDS encoding sensor histidine kinase; its protein translation is MAEGRPEDARPWSYRLTGRRLNIACAVLLAAALVIGEAVFATARGAAVQPHIIALLLAGSASVAVLDRFPFATSAVVGLTLPLYYVTGATDSWLPWLLLVGAVVLLASARNRAAADSTVLIALAVFAVGELFDFQLWRALAIAAWMAVVLALGEIARSRNAYLREVEERAAEAERTREEEGRRRATEERMRIARELHDVIAHNISLINVQAAAAAHRRDPDRAYAALDAIKDTSKETLREVRATLGVLRQVDEDGGGGAPVEPAPTADRIGELVEAARRAGLDARLTVQGEPAQESSAQAGLAAYRIVQEALTNVRRHAGASSVRVVVGHAPGELSVEVADDGTGGAAPPAEGNGLRGMRERAAALGGGFTAGPRPGGGFLVRAVLPAGGADTTPG